In Streptomyces sp. NBC_01426, one genomic interval encodes:
- a CDS encoding acyl carrier protein has protein sequence MSDMLATVIDVLTRRAGLPSGPVKPEATLTQAGVDSMAVAVLALVLEEEHGLAITETDLSGSSTIAELAAYIESHQAATT, from the coding sequence ATGTCCGACATGCTCGCCACCGTCATCGACGTCCTCACCCGTCGGGCAGGGCTGCCATCCGGGCCCGTCAAACCAGAGGCCACCCTGACCCAAGCCGGCGTGGATTCCATGGCCGTTGCCGTACTCGCTCTGGTCCTGGAGGAGGAGCACGGTCTCGCCATCACGGAAACCGACCTGTCCGGCAGCTCGACCATCGCCGAGCTCGCCGCCTACATCGAAAGCCACCAGGCGGCCACCACATGA
- a CDS encoding FAD-dependent monooxygenase: MRDVIVAGGGPVGLFLAGELALAGCSVLVLERDQGISSPLKALPLGMRGLNAGSAETFHRRGLLDAMLDASGVDAQEVGADPNAVEAPAPRDVSHFAGMGLDAAGIDAPALPLRLPSPAMEGFMTSLEAVSTVLAERAATLGVRVVRGVPVTAVTQDDDGVTAAAGGQKYRGRWLVGCDGGRSAVRELVGFDFVGTDPLFTGYVAKVTFADPEQLPFGFNLTPNGMYLRTPWGYLGMNDFDGGTFDRSQPLTREHLQAVLRHISDTDVTLTGVELASSFTDRAMQVSSYKRGRVLLAGDAAHIHSPLGGPGLNLGIGDAVNLGWKLAATVHGTAPEGLLDTYTDERHPVGAAVLDWSRAQVATMKPGSHAPALRKLILDLMNTPDGVTHVYRQTSGLFNRYDLGSEQPLVGRSAPDFRFTNGTRLGELLRRGQGVLLDFTLDRVLQTAAKGWQGRVHYAAGLVHNDLGLTAVFVRPDGIVAWADHHADPEAFQQAATHWLGDPHK, translated from the coding sequence ATGCGTGACGTCATAGTCGCGGGCGGCGGCCCGGTCGGCCTGTTCCTGGCCGGCGAACTGGCCCTGGCCGGCTGCTCGGTCCTGGTCCTTGAACGAGACCAGGGGATCTCCTCGCCGCTGAAGGCGCTCCCGCTCGGGATGCGGGGTCTGAACGCCGGCTCGGCCGAGACGTTCCACCGCCGCGGCCTGTTGGACGCGATGCTGGACGCCTCCGGCGTCGACGCCCAGGAGGTCGGCGCAGACCCCAACGCAGTCGAGGCACCCGCGCCCCGCGACGTGTCCCATTTCGCGGGCATGGGCCTGGACGCGGCCGGCATCGACGCGCCCGCTCTGCCGCTCAGGCTGCCCAGCCCGGCGATGGAAGGGTTCATGACGAGCCTGGAAGCCGTCTCCACGGTGCTGGCCGAGCGGGCCGCCACGCTCGGAGTGAGAGTCGTTCGGGGCGTTCCGGTCACCGCCGTGACACAGGACGACGACGGCGTCACCGCCGCCGCCGGCGGGCAGAAGTACCGGGGACGCTGGCTGGTGGGCTGCGACGGCGGACGCAGCGCCGTGCGTGAACTCGTCGGCTTCGACTTCGTCGGCACCGACCCGCTGTTCACCGGCTACGTCGCCAAGGTCACCTTCGCCGACCCCGAGCAACTGCCGTTCGGCTTCAACCTGACACCGAACGGCATGTACCTACGTACGCCCTGGGGGTACCTGGGCATGAACGACTTCGACGGCGGTACCTTCGACCGCTCCCAGCCGCTGACCCGCGAGCACCTTCAGGCGGTCCTGCGCCACATCTCCGACACCGACGTGACGCTGACCGGCGTCGAGCTCGCCTCCAGCTTCACCGACCGCGCGATGCAGGTCAGCAGCTACAAGAGGGGCCGCGTGCTGCTCGCCGGTGACGCCGCACACATCCACTCACCCCTCGGCGGCCCGGGCCTCAACCTCGGCATCGGCGACGCCGTCAACCTCGGCTGGAAGCTCGCCGCCACCGTCCACGGCACCGCACCCGAGGGCCTGCTCGACACCTATACCGACGAGCGCCACCCCGTCGGCGCCGCCGTCCTCGACTGGTCCCGCGCCCAGGTCGCCACCATGAAGCCGGGCTCCCACGCCCCCGCCCTGCGCAAGCTCATCCTCGACCTGATGAACACCCCTGACGGCGTCACCCACGTGTACCGGCAGACCTCGGGGCTGTTCAACCGCTACGACCTGGGCAGCGAACAGCCGCTCGTCGGCCGCAGCGCCCCCGACTTCCGCTTCACCAACGGCACACGCCTCGGCGAGCTGCTGCGCCGAGGCCAGGGCGTGCTCCTCGACTTCACCCTCGACCGCGTGCTTCAGACCGCGGCCAAGGGCTGGCAGGGCCGGGTCCACTACGCGGCCGGATTGGTGCACAACGACCTCGGACTCACCGCAGTGTTCGTCCGTCCGGACGGCATCGTGGCATGGGCCGACCACCACGCCGACCCCGAAGCATTCCAGCAAGCCGCGACCCACTGGCTCGGCGACCCGCACAAATAG
- a CDS encoding group II intron maturase-specific domain-containing protein, producing MYCKDSNRRGSYEHTEFTLLGFTFGARQVRLKTGKMFTGFNPVVSNDALNKISKRAWSWRLHLHTEVAEADLARMVNPVVRGWMQYRGAFCRSALYPLLGRSNSYLMRWIRKKYKRLRGRKKAQEAWNRTVTQRPRFFTHWAWVPTAPVVW from the coding sequence GTGTATTGCAAGGACAGTAACCGGCGCGGCTCCTATGAGCACACCGAGTTCACGCTCTTGGGGTTCACGTTCGGGGCGCGGCAGGTGCGGCTGAAGACTGGGAAGATGTTCACCGGCTTCAATCCAGTTGTCAGCAACGACGCCCTGAACAAGATCAGCAAGCGGGCGTGGTCCTGGAGACTGCACCTGCACACTGAGGTCGCCGAAGCGGATCTCGCCCGCATGGTCAATCCAGTCGTGCGAGGTTGGATGCAGTACCGCGGCGCCTTCTGCCGGTCGGCGCTTTATCCCCTTCTGGGTCGCAGCAATTCTTACCTGATGCGCTGGATCCGCAAGAAATACAAACGGCTTCGGGGACGAAAGAAGGCACAGGAAGCGTGGAACAGGACCGTCACTCAGCGGCCCCGGTTCTTCACCCACTGGGCCTGGGTACCGACAGCGCCCGTCGTCTGGTGA
- a CDS encoding glycosyltransferase: MRPSPPQRPALRILLATWGTTGDIAPYTGLALGLRDAGHHVTIVTSTRYAPHFTVHGLPVREMPLAHQDDLMTQPVPRWASMRNGHDVAAAAAPALLEAAAEGADIILAHPLLHPFCALIGEGLRLPCIGVYTVAHAMMLPRIMKATPWKQHLIADTAVKLFLSPMYVSSLKRLRHSLGLPQRRLDDIVRTLHGQPVCYGISNALLPHDYPMPQGHTGTGYWSPARPPQWKPDARIVDFLEAGPAPVYFGFGSMHRLDRNRLSETIVRATRKLRVRAIIQTGWANLSSDADEVLTIAECPHDWLFPRVRAAVHHAGPGTTHASLRAATPTLPAPVTWDQPYWAARLTALGLAPTAIPARRLNTDNLTQALRMTLDQTPYRDKTRRLSHRLSDECGTAGVLRVVDQTMQRARH; the protein is encoded by the coding sequence GTGCGCCCCTCGCCGCCCCAGCGCCCAGCCCTGCGCATTCTCCTCGCGACCTGGGGCACCACCGGTGACATCGCCCCCTACACAGGCCTGGCTCTCGGGCTCCGCGATGCCGGCCACCACGTCACCATCGTCACCTCGACCCGATACGCCCCACACTTCACCGTCCACGGTCTGCCCGTACGGGAGATGCCCCTCGCTCATCAAGACGATCTGATGACTCAGCCCGTCCCACGGTGGGCGAGCATGCGCAACGGGCACGACGTCGCCGCCGCCGCCGCACCGGCCCTGCTCGAAGCCGCCGCAGAGGGAGCGGACATCATCCTCGCCCACCCCCTGCTGCACCCCTTCTGCGCCCTCATCGGCGAAGGGCTGCGACTGCCCTGCATCGGCGTGTACACCGTCGCCCACGCCATGATGCTTCCTCGCATCATGAAAGCCACGCCCTGGAAGCAACACCTCATCGCCGATACCGCGGTCAAACTCTTCCTCAGCCCGATGTACGTCTCGTCTCTCAAGCGCCTGAGGCACTCACTCGGCCTCCCCCAGCGTCGCCTCGACGACATCGTGCGGACCCTGCACGGCCAGCCGGTCTGCTACGGCATCAGCAACGCCCTCCTACCCCACGATTACCCGATGCCGCAGGGCCACACCGGCACCGGATACTGGTCGCCGGCGCGCCCACCGCAGTGGAAGCCCGACGCCCGCATCGTGGACTTCCTCGAAGCCGGACCCGCTCCCGTCTACTTCGGATTCGGCAGCATGCACCGCCTCGACAGGAACCGTCTGAGCGAGACCATCGTCCGCGCCACGAGAAAACTTCGCGTGCGTGCCATCATCCAAACGGGATGGGCGAATCTATCCAGCGACGCGGACGAGGTATTGACCATCGCCGAGTGCCCACACGACTGGCTCTTCCCCCGCGTGCGCGCCGCAGTCCACCACGCCGGGCCGGGCACCACACACGCCTCCCTCCGGGCCGCCACCCCCACCTTGCCCGCCCCCGTCACCTGGGACCAGCCCTACTGGGCCGCACGCCTGACCGCCCTCGGCCTGGCACCGACAGCCATCCCCGCCCGCAGGCTCAATACAGACAACCTCACGCAAGCCTTGCGGATGACACTCGACCAAACCCCGTACAGGGACAAGACCCGGCGCCTCTCCCACCGTCTCTCCGATGAGTGCGGCACCGCCGGCGTGCTACGCGTAGTGGATCAAACCATGCAGCGGGCGCGTCACTGA
- a CDS encoding acyl carrier protein produces the protein MEARDQEPLAYITAFLTKDFRIPPQRLAPEATFSSLNLDSIAQVELFVTLSDRYGVELDDSLASGELTLGEMAGLVRAQLGGPDGNTDHAQAPA, from the coding sequence GTGGAAGCACGCGATCAAGAACCTCTGGCCTACATCACCGCGTTCCTGACAAAGGACTTCCGTATTCCACCGCAGCGGCTCGCACCGGAGGCGACGTTCTCCAGCCTGAACCTGGACTCCATCGCCCAGGTGGAGCTGTTCGTCACTCTGTCCGATCGCTATGGCGTGGAACTGGACGACTCCCTCGCGTCCGGTGAACTCACGCTCGGGGAGATGGCTGGGCTCGTACGAGCCCAGTTGGGCGGTCCCGACGGCAACACCGACCATGCGCAGGCGCCCGCCTAG
- a CDS encoding DUF6892 domain-containing protein produces the protein MSQFRDFNLKLLVIEELMYGPDEPLLPLYDLPAQLAERGIGDPASYVLDHGLHAAVLPESRTHFEALEIPDELLARVEELCFDAGAEVFRHCAPAWGGEDDLFDVRSLDDLALLPNLREVTFVEDGVLAVPDAAEVFAARGIDTD, from the coding sequence ATGAGCCAGTTCCGCGACTTCAACCTCAAGCTGCTCGTCATCGAGGAGCTCATGTACGGCCCCGACGAGCCGCTCCTCCCGCTCTACGACCTGCCGGCGCAGCTGGCCGAGCGGGGAATCGGTGACCCCGCGTCCTATGTTCTGGACCACGGCCTCCACGCGGCGGTGCTGCCAGAGTCCCGAACCCATTTCGAGGCCCTGGAGATTCCGGACGAGCTGCTGGCCCGCGTCGAGGAACTGTGCTTCGACGCCGGCGCCGAAGTCTTCCGGCACTGCGCCCCCGCCTGGGGCGGGGAGGACGATCTGTTCGACGTCCGATCGCTCGACGACCTCGCCCTGCTGCCCAACCTGCGGGAGGTCACCTTCGTCGAAGACGGCGTCCTGGCCGTGCCAGACGCGGCGGAGGTCTTCGCCGCTCGCGGCATCGACACCGACTGA
- a CDS encoding 3-oxoacyl-ACP synthase III family protein: MTQTVLCGLGSWLPPTTVDNARILTPAAAAFVRRRLGIAQRHRVTPGSATVHMATQSGQRALASAGMPGVDALILATTTPDRLCPAGAPEVAASLGMTGVPAFDINAGCSGFLYACEVARGLIAGESAGTVLVIAAETTSAMVNPNDPDTAPIFGDGAGAVVLRAALPGEAPTFGTGVWGSDGTLADILAIPAGGARRRAPEATSDELFLHLRGSEVLRNAVRRMTDAVRQAVKAAGWTLEEVEVLLAHQANAAISHAVAAALDFPSERMPSNIERVGNTAAASVPLLLADAAADGTLKPGQRAVLVSFGSGLSWAATTCVWPERLTPYTT; this comes from the coding sequence GTGACACAGACGGTTCTGTGTGGGCTTGGCAGCTGGTTGCCGCCGACAACGGTGGACAACGCGCGGATTCTGACACCTGCCGCTGCTGCCTTCGTCCGGCGGCGTCTGGGAATCGCCCAGCGTCACAGGGTCACTCCGGGCAGCGCGACCGTCCACATGGCTACCCAATCGGGCCAACGCGCCTTGGCTTCTGCGGGCATGCCGGGCGTCGACGCCCTCATCCTGGCAACCACCACACCGGACCGCCTGTGTCCCGCCGGGGCGCCCGAAGTCGCCGCGAGCCTTGGCATGACCGGAGTTCCCGCGTTCGACATCAACGCCGGCTGCTCCGGATTCCTGTACGCGTGCGAAGTCGCCCGCGGGCTGATCGCTGGGGAGAGCGCAGGGACCGTGTTGGTCATCGCCGCGGAAACCACCTCCGCGATGGTCAATCCGAATGACCCCGACACGGCGCCGATCTTCGGCGATGGTGCAGGCGCCGTTGTGCTGCGCGCCGCCCTGCCCGGAGAGGCACCCACATTCGGCACGGGTGTGTGGGGCAGCGACGGCACCCTTGCCGACATTCTCGCCATCCCTGCCGGAGGAGCCCGCCGTCGCGCTCCCGAGGCGACGAGCGACGAACTGTTCCTGCATCTACGGGGTAGCGAAGTCCTACGCAACGCAGTTCGCCGCATGACTGACGCGGTACGTCAAGCGGTCAAAGCCGCGGGGTGGACTCTGGAGGAGGTAGAGGTGCTTCTCGCGCATCAGGCCAACGCGGCCATCAGTCATGCCGTGGCCGCAGCTCTCGACTTCCCCAGTGAGCGGATGCCCTCCAACATCGAACGCGTCGGAAATACAGCCGCTGCTTCCGTCCCTCTCCTTCTCGCGGACGCGGCCGCGGACGGCACCCTCAAGCCCGGGCAGCGTGCCGTCCTGGTGTCCTTCGGCAGTGGTTTGTCCTGGGCCGCCACCACCTGCGTGTGGCCCGAACGCCTGACCCCGTACACCACCTGA
- a CDS encoding alpha/beta fold hydrolase, whose translation MTAAPIATDRVIHWRGGRYLCRLVTPQTETARQPVLVLSGGLQNRLSWARLERSLGTQHTLLIPDLPQANPSERPQARLTWKDLTDAALEAPTQLGFEHFAALGVSSGYPIAYRLAQQHPDRVSDLLVFGASLQPGPGLTALLQEGLQRQAASSLRRDEEPGPVTTSTEGTRPRLRHQESVEKLVNLLTNQEAARHTFTIRAAARVLRNQLADSPLDPLVAYVADRGHLLLDSPLPQGGIDQVRTLVGVGEHDNVTTVEDNRSVASTIRDATFVIMKHTDHLMHMERDSDFAELITRFLHQHPLSVADTHSVRI comes from the coding sequence ATGACAGCTGCCCCGATCGCCACAGACCGCGTCATCCACTGGCGTGGCGGCCGCTACCTCTGCCGACTGGTGACCCCACAAACCGAGACTGCCCGGCAACCCGTACTCGTCCTCAGTGGCGGTCTGCAGAACCGACTGTCATGGGCGCGGCTGGAGCGGAGCCTTGGCACCCAGCACACCCTTCTCATCCCCGACTTGCCACAGGCCAATCCATCAGAGCGGCCTCAGGCCCGTCTCACGTGGAAGGACCTGACCGACGCCGCGCTCGAGGCACCCACCCAACTCGGCTTCGAGCACTTCGCCGCCCTGGGTGTCTCCTCCGGCTACCCCATCGCCTACCGCCTGGCGCAGCAGCACCCGGACCGCGTCTCCGACCTGCTGGTCTTCGGTGCTTCCCTACAACCCGGCCCCGGCCTGACCGCCCTCCTCCAGGAGGGACTGCAACGTCAGGCCGCCTCCTCGCTCCGGCGCGACGAGGAGCCGGGCCCGGTCACCACGTCCACCGAGGGAACGCGCCCCCGCCTCCGGCACCAGGAATCCGTCGAGAAGCTGGTCAACCTGTTGACGAACCAAGAGGCGGCCCGGCACACGTTCACGATCCGCGCGGCCGCGCGTGTTCTGCGCAATCAACTGGCCGACTCACCCCTGGATCCGCTTGTCGCATACGTCGCCGACCGCGGCCATCTCCTCCTCGACTCCCCCCTCCCACAGGGCGGGATCGATCAGGTCCGCACCCTCGTCGGCGTCGGCGAGCACGACAACGTCACCACGGTCGAAGACAACCGCTCCGTCGCCTCCACGATCCGCGACGCCACCTTCGTGATCATGAAACACACCGACCACCTGATGCACATGGAACGCGACAGCGACTTCGCCGAACTCATCACCCGCTTCCTCCACCAACACCCCCTCTCGGTCGCCGACACCCACAGTGTTCGGATCTGA
- a CDS encoding alpha/beta fold hydrolase — MLEKLYEAGLKHLQSAHSQTFQEEWQGHDYAYRVVEPEFGDCKRTLLVLGGALRPLKPWPRLESNLPAGTRVVFLELPGLWDSRAIPSPFTWNLLVGAAVRTLDVLGAATCDVLALSASAPLGYRLVRDHGDRVSRLVMVGALSCVTEEVREVLERMSACLTHDRRLESDRDTRKAFTSAYSDFFLLSRKSTNRAAVTLSATIMRKLFTEVPVEKFRKCAQFYRDLFLANSEQIIPQGDTGGTPMLLIYGELDGVAPPEHAPIIARNSPNCQVAVMKGVGHNLQVESAKDFLDLLTRFLTDVPLNELPYCSLSSTLRQ, encoded by the coding sequence ATGCTGGAAAAACTGTACGAAGCCGGCCTTAAGCATCTCCAGAGCGCCCACTCTCAAACATTTCAGGAAGAATGGCAAGGCCACGACTACGCCTACCGAGTAGTGGAACCCGAATTTGGTGACTGTAAAAGAACACTGCTGGTCCTGGGCGGCGCACTTCGTCCCCTGAAACCCTGGCCGCGCCTGGAGTCGAATCTGCCCGCCGGAACCCGAGTCGTTTTCCTGGAACTTCCGGGCCTTTGGGACTCGAGGGCCATTCCCTCACCATTCACCTGGAATCTTCTCGTTGGCGCCGCGGTGCGAACGCTGGACGTTCTGGGGGCAGCGACGTGCGATGTCCTGGCGCTTTCAGCCTCCGCTCCACTTGGGTACCGGCTGGTGCGCGACCACGGTGACAGAGTATCTCGCCTGGTCATGGTGGGCGCCCTCTCTTGCGTAACGGAAGAGGTGAGGGAAGTACTTGAGCGCATGAGCGCTTGTCTCACGCACGATCGAAGGCTCGAAAGTGACCGCGACACACGCAAAGCGTTCACGTCAGCCTATTCGGACTTCTTCCTCTTGTCGCGCAAGTCGACCAACAGGGCGGCAGTAACACTCAGTGCCACAATCATGCGAAAGCTGTTCACCGAAGTACCAGTCGAAAAATTTCGGAAGTGCGCCCAATTCTATCGAGATCTCTTCCTGGCAAACTCCGAACAGATTATTCCGCAGGGTGACACGGGCGGAACACCGATGCTGCTGATCTACGGGGAGCTTGACGGGGTCGCACCGCCCGAGCATGCGCCCATCATCGCCCGAAATTCCCCCAACTGCCAGGTGGCGGTGATGAAAGGGGTTGGACACAACCTACAAGTCGAATCGGCCAAAGACTTTCTCGACCTACTGACGCGCTTCTTGACGGACGTTCCGCTGAACGAACTACCGTACTGCTCCTTGTCGTCAACCCTGCGGCAATGA
- a CDS encoding beta-ketoacyl-ACP synthase III has product MGAELPERVIRNTDEPISLLDTTDGWIRSRTGIERRRWVRPGESTGDLAVRAGRRALDNAGVADVDLVVVSTTTPDHHSPATAPWVAAQLGLGTVPAFDIAAACSGFVYAVAAGDAWIRSGMARRVLVIGAETLSTITDVSDRGTAVVFADGAGAIVLRSGETGEAGAVLSVRLGSDGTQKDLAVIAAGGARWPDSKQEAEHGERCLRMQGPQMFAHAVRRMTEVSRGVLGDVGWPVGDVEAFIGHQANQRILDKVAELVGIPPEQCLGNIRTVGNTSSASIPLAMDQAVRDKAVEPGARTLLTAFGGGAVWGAVAMTWPDIRLSI; this is encoded by the coding sequence GTGGGTGCCGAGCTGCCGGAGCGAGTGATTCGAAATACCGATGAACCGATTTCGCTGCTCGACACGACCGACGGGTGGATCCGGTCGCGGACGGGCATCGAGAGACGACGATGGGTCCGGCCGGGGGAAAGTACGGGCGATCTGGCCGTGCGGGCCGGCCGCCGGGCATTGGACAACGCGGGAGTCGCCGACGTGGACCTTGTGGTGGTTTCGACCACCACCCCTGACCACCACTCCCCGGCCACGGCTCCGTGGGTCGCCGCTCAGCTGGGACTGGGCACCGTACCGGCCTTCGACATTGCAGCAGCCTGTTCGGGGTTCGTGTACGCGGTCGCTGCCGGCGACGCGTGGATCAGGTCCGGTATGGCGAGACGCGTTCTCGTGATCGGGGCAGAGACGCTGTCAACCATCACCGATGTGTCCGACCGCGGGACTGCCGTCGTCTTTGCCGATGGAGCCGGCGCGATCGTGTTGCGGAGTGGCGAGACGGGCGAGGCTGGTGCCGTCCTGTCGGTCCGGCTCGGCAGCGACGGTACGCAGAAAGACCTGGCAGTGATCGCAGCCGGCGGCGCACGGTGGCCGGACTCCAAGCAGGAAGCAGAGCATGGTGAAAGGTGCCTGCGAATGCAGGGGCCGCAGATGTTCGCTCACGCTGTGCGGCGGATGACGGAAGTCTCCCGCGGCGTGCTGGGGGATGTCGGTTGGCCGGTCGGCGACGTCGAGGCGTTCATCGGACACCAGGCCAACCAGCGCATCCTCGACAAGGTCGCCGAGCTCGTCGGTATCCCGCCCGAACAATGTCTGGGCAACATCCGCACCGTGGGCAACACTTCCTCGGCCTCGATCCCGCTCGCCATGGACCAGGCCGTGCGGGACAAGGCGGTAGAGCCCGGGGCGCGGACGCTGCTGACCGCCTTCGGCGGCGGTGCGGTCTGGGGGGCCGTCGCCATGACCTGGCCCGACATCCGACTTTCCATCTGA
- a CDS encoding alpha/beta fold hydrolase: MVTPTTASRHNTLLVLPGIMYPLHSWPRLEAEFADARRLVFVELPGVTGASAAVPQFTWEFLLGATVNILDSLSIQHCDVLAASACGPLGYRLAHQHGDRISRLVLVGAPSHNLSQETEAVIRHMDRFIALMPSLSTDRSTRKEFAGIIADTLTLSNRTRGRRSAGMIALALRHKLSRLPREDYIRFVQYHHDLMLNPDAEVIPPGVIEGVPTLAVYGQHDGITPPESGRELAKSIADCTVAVMKECGHMLNNERSKEFNDLVKRFLAGSSLESLPYLTYLSTHQDAHASDLI; this comes from the coding sequence GTGGTCACGCCCACAACGGCGAGCCGACACAACACCCTCCTGGTCCTGCCAGGAATCATGTATCCCTTGCATTCATGGCCCCGACTCGAAGCGGAGTTCGCCGACGCCAGGCGTCTTGTCTTCGTGGAACTACCCGGGGTGACCGGCGCCTCAGCGGCGGTTCCGCAATTTACGTGGGAATTCCTGCTCGGAGCAACAGTGAACATCCTGGACTCGCTCAGTATCCAACACTGCGATGTGCTTGCCGCTTCGGCTTGCGGACCTCTGGGATACCGCTTGGCGCACCAGCACGGCGACCGGATCTCTCGGCTGGTTCTGGTGGGAGCACCTTCCCACAACCTCAGCCAGGAGACCGAGGCAGTGATCCGGCACATGGATCGATTTATTGCCCTCATGCCATCACTAAGCACCGATCGCTCGACGCGAAAAGAATTCGCCGGAATTATTGCAGACACTTTGACACTCTCAAACAGGACCCGGGGGCGTCGGTCTGCCGGCATGATCGCCCTCGCGCTTCGCCACAAGCTCTCCCGGCTTCCTCGCGAGGACTACATCAGGTTTGTTCAATATCACCATGACCTCATGCTGAACCCTGACGCAGAGGTAATTCCTCCGGGCGTGATCGAAGGAGTTCCCACTCTGGCCGTATACGGCCAGCATGACGGGATCACGCCCCCCGAATCGGGCAGGGAACTCGCCAAGAGCATTGCCGACTGCACCGTAGCCGTCATGAAGGAGTGCGGACACATGCTAAACAATGAGCGGTCCAAGGAATTCAACGACCTCGTCAAGCGTTTCCTGGCGGGGAGTTCCCTGGAATCCCTGCCATACCTTACCTACCTTTCGACACACCAAGACGCCCACGCATCCGATCTGATTTGA